The segment CACACCGCGGTGGGCCCGCAGCTCGGCGTAGATCCCGGCGAAGCTCTCCCGCAGGGGCGACGTCTGAGGGTCGATGATCTCGCAGGCGGCGACGTCGAGGTTGATGCCGAGTTCGGCGGCCCGCTTGCGCACGGCGTCGGTGTCGCCCAGGAGGATGAGGTCGCAGACGTTCCTGCGCAGGAGGACTTCCGCGGCGCGCAGGATGCGTTCCTCGGTGCCTTCGGGCAGGACGACGCGCTGGCGGGCGGAGCGGGCGCGTTCGATGAGCTCGTGCTCGAACATCATGGGCGTGACGCGCTCGCCGCGCACGACGGACAGCCGCTGCAGCAGATCGGCGGTGTCGACGTGGTTCTCGAACAGGCCGAGCGCGGTCTCGACCTTGCGCGGGGTGGCGGCGCCGAGCTTGCCCTCCATGGCGGACAGCTCGGTGGCGGTGTGGAAGGAACCGGCCGGGACGGAGATGACCGGGGTGCCGGGGGCGAGGCGACCGGCCAGCGCCAGGATCTCGGGGCCGGGGCGCTCGTCGAGGGTGAGCAGGATGCCGGCGATGGGCGGGGCGCCGGCGGAATGGGCGGCCAGCGAGCCGATGATGAGGTCGGCCCGGTCGCCGGGGGTGATGACCAGGCAGCCGGGGGTGAGGGCCTTGATGAAGGTGGGCAGCATGGCGCCGCCGAAGACGAAGTCCATGACGTCGCGCGAGAGCCCGGAGTGGTCGCCCAGCAGCACCTCGGCGCCGAGGGCGGCGGAGATCTGGGAGACGCTGGGCGCGGAGAGCGCCGGCTCCTCGGGCACGACGTACGCGGGGACGGGGAGACGGCCGCGCAGCCGGGCGGCGGCGTCCTCGACCGCGATACGCGGCACCCGGTTGGCGATCATGGCGAGGACGTCGCAGCCGAGCGCAGTGTAGGACAGGTGGGCGTTGCGGACCTCGTCGGCGATGGTCTCGGGGTTCTGGTCGCGGCCGCCGATCACCGGCAGGACGGAGGCGCCGAACTCGTTGGCGAGGCGGGCGTTGATGCCCAGCTCGCCGGGGAGGTTGGTCTCCTCGAAGTCCGAGCCGAGGACGAGCACCGCCTCGTAGTCGCGGGCGACCTGGTGGAAGGCGTCGACGAGGTGGGATATCAGCGCGTCACGGCCCTGCTCGGCCTGGAGGGCGGCGGCTTCCTCGTAGGACATGCCGTACGCGGTCCGGGGCTCTTGGGTGAGCCGGTAGCGGCTGCGCAGCAGGTCGAACATACGGTCGGGCAGTCCGTGCAGCAGCGGGCGGAAGACGCCGACCCGGTCCACCTGGCGGGTCAGGAGCTCCATGAGCCCCAGCTCGACGACCTGCCGGCCGTCACCGCGGCCGATGCCGGTCACGTACACGCTGCGCGTCACGCGCGATCTCCCGTCCCTGCCTCATTCGGATCCACGATCCCGACATCCCTTGACATTACCGTCCCTCACGCGTAGGACGCGCGGCAGGTCCAGGGGGTGAACGGACGCACAACATGCGCATGCGGCGCAGCGGCGCGAGAGTGCTGTACATGCGCATCGGAGTGCTCACCGCGGGCGGCGACTGCCCCGGCCTCAACGCCGTGATCCGCTCCGTCGTCCACCGCGCCCTGACCGTGCACGGCGACGAGGTCATCGGCTTCGAGGACGGCTTCAAGGGGCTGCTCGAAGGCCGTTTCCGCCCCCTCGACCTGGACTCGGTGAGCGGCATCCTGGCCCGGGGCGGCACCATCCTCGGTTCGGCCCGGCTGGAGCGCGCCCGGCTGCACGAGGCGGCCGACCATTGGCTGACCCTGTGCGGCGGCTACGGCCTGGACGTCCTCATCCCGATCGGCGGCGAGGGCACGCTGACGGCCGCCCGGATGCTCGCGGACGCCGGGGTGCCGGTGGTGGGCGTACCGAAGACCATCGACAACGACATCTCCTCCACCGACCGCACCTTCGGCTTCGACACCGCCGTCACGGTCGCCACCGAGGCCATCGACCGGCTCAAGACCACCGCGGAGTCCCACCAGCGGGTGATGGTGGTCGAGGTGATGGGCCGGCACGCCGGCTGGATCGCCCTGGAGTCCGGCATGGCCGGCGGCGCCCACGGCATCTGCCTGCCCGAGCGGCCCTTCGACCCCGCCGACCTGGTCGCCATGGTCGAGGAGCGCTTCGCCCGTGGCAAGAAGTTCGCCGTCGTCTGCGTCGCCGAGGGCGCCCACCCGGCCGACGGCACCATGGCCTACGGCAAGGGCGAGATCGACCTCTACGGCCACGAGCGCTTCACCGGCATCGGCACCCGGCTGGCCGCCGAGCTCGAACACCGCCTCGGCAAGGAGGCCAGGCCGGTCATCCTGGGCCACGTACAGCGCGGCGGCGTCCCCACCGCGTACGACAGGGTCCTGGCGACCCGCTTCGGCTGGCACGCCGTCGAGGCGGCCCACCGGGGCGCGTTCGGGCACATGACTGCGCTGCGGGGCACCGCGATCGGCATGGTGCCGCTCGCGGACGCGGTGACGACGCTGAAGCGGGTGCCGGAGGACCGGATGGAAGAGGCCGAGTCGGTCTTCTGAGGACCGGGTCCCGGCCGGGACCGGGCGGGACCCGGTCGGTGCAAAGGCGGAGGGCGCGATGGTGATCGCGCCCTCCGCCTTTCTTTGCGGCTCCCGGATGGGTCCGGAGATCTAACTCTCGTTGTACAGGTGCATGCCCGGAATGGTGAGCGTGCCGCCGAACTGGCCCGCCTGAACGACCGTGACGTTGGTGAAGAAGGCCACGGGGACGTTGATCGGCGGCGGGGTGTCCGGGGTGAACGTGACCGGCAGGACACCGAAGAGGTTGCCCTTGAGCGACTCGGTGTACATGGTCACCGTGCCGTCCTTGATGGTCGAGGTGCTTCCGCTGGCGGCCTCCACGTGCGAGGTCGTGCCGTCGGGGGCGTCCACGATCTGGTGCAGGTTCTTGATGTCCACGCCGGTCGCGGTGAACTTGAGGACCTTCTTGACCGTGCCGTTGTACGTCTTGACCTCGACGATGCCCTTGTAGTCCAGCCCCGTGAGGGTGAGCAGGTCCGTCTTGAGCGTCCAGGGCGTGTCGGGCAGCAGCTGGAGGTTGTCCTCGGCCTCCGCGGCGGCCAGGGCCGCCGCGTCGTGCGTGGCGCAGGGGTACGGCGTACCGCTGGAGGAGGCCGACGCGGTGGCCGAGGCCTTGGCCATGGCGACGCTCGTGTCGGCGGACTCGGTCGCCTTGGTGACCTCGGCGGTCTTCTTGACCGTGTCGGACGCGGAGCCGTCGGAGCCGTCGGAATCCTCGGTCGCGCTCGCCGACGCGGTCGCCGTGGCCGTCGGGGTGGCCGAGGCGGTGGCGGTGGCGGTGGAATCGCCGGTGGCGGCGGCCGCGCTCGCGGAGGATTCGGTGCTGTCGATGCCCAGCAGATCCTTGAGCGCGTCGACGACGCCCAGCGGGTCCAGCGGGTTCGTGGTCTCGCTCGCGGAGGCGGACGCCGAGGCGGAGGCCGAAGCCGAGGGGCTCGCGGTCGCGGTCGGCGTACTGCTCTTGGAGGACTCGCTCTTCGACGCCGCGGAGGACTTGTCGTCGGCGGACGCGCTCGCGGACGCGGACGGCGTGGCCGTCGCCGAGGCCGACGACGTCGCCGTGGAAGAGGCGGACGAGGACGAGGTCGACGGGCTCGCGCTCGCCGAGGAGTCCTCTTCCGTGGTGTCGGCGCACGACGTACCGGAGAACGGGTTCTTCGGCAGCTCGTCGGCGGACGCCAGGCGCGGTGTGAGCCCCATGCCCATGAGTACCGCGGTGGGCATGGCGGCGATGGCTATCGCCTTGCCCGCGGGTACCTGGATCTTGGTCAGCAGCGACTTCCTCGGGGCCGCATGCCGCGGCCCCGTTCTGACCCGGGTCGTACGGCCTTCTGCGGCCCCGGTCTCGTCATCACCCCGCACTGTTCCTCCCGTTCGCTTCAGCGGTGTGCTCGGCGGCCTGCGCCGCTTCCTCGTGCGCCGGCTCGTCCAGCTTGGGAAGCCACGACGGATGCTCGGGGTCCTCCACCGGCCGGGCGCCCGGGCCCCATGCGACGGCGAGGGCGCCGCCGATCAGGCCGAGCAGGAAGCCCATCAGGAAGCCGCCGATGTTGGAGACGACCAGCGACACCAGCGACAGCATGATCGTCGCGACACCCGCGAAGACCCGTGCGACCGCCTGGAACCACATGGTCAGGCCGAGCACCACCAGCAGCACGCCGATGATCAGCGAACCGGCTCCGGCCGTGGTGGCCATGGCGAGGGTGAGCCCGCCGAGGTTGAGATGGGCGTACGGGAAGTACGCGATGGGGCCACCGGCGAGGATGGTGAGCAGGCCCGCCCAGAACGGCCGCTGCCACCGCCATACGCGGAAGCGGAACCGCCAGTTGCCGATCCGGCCCTGTGTCTCGGCGCTCATGGAAAACAGCTCCCTGGGACTGACTTTCAAAAGGAGGTGTGGATGGGAAAGGTGAGGGGCGTCCCGCGCCCCTCACCCCCCAAGGACCTGTCCGGCCGGGTTCCCGCCCGGTCAGGTCCGTTCAAGTGCTCAGTAGCACTCGTAGCCGTCGCCGGAGCCCTTCTTGACCGACATGCTCAGCCCGCTGAGCTTGAAGGTTCCCGCGCTGGTCGCCCAGGCAGTCTGCTTCACGTCGGTAAGAACGGCCGAATCGGCTTCCTGGGCGAAGGAGCCCGGGAGGACCGCGTCACCGGAACCGATGCCGGGGCCCTTGGTGCTGTTGTTGACCGCGATACCAATGTTGATATTGGTGAACGTGGCATCGGCGTTGAGCTGGTCCAGGTCGATGTAAAGGTTCTTCGCCTCGACCGGCGTGTCACCGTTACCCGCGCCCAGCTTCAGCGTCACATCGCCGAAGACGGGGACCGGCACGACCACGGACTGGCAAAGGCCCTGGATCTCGGCGCTGTTGAACGCAGAGACCGCGACCGGGATCTTCTTGCCGCCGTACTGGGTGTCAAGCGCTCCGTACTGGACGAAGCCCTGACCGGTCAGCTTCTCGGCCGAAACCTTGAACTGCTGCCCGGACACACTGAACGACGCGGCAAGCGCACCCTGGCTCAGGGCGACACCTATACACGCCGTGGCCGCAACCGACGGCACCATGACAACGGCGAACCGCTTCCATCTGGTACCACCACGAACGAGCGACTCCATGAAAGTTCCTCCTTCTCGGACGTACATCTCCGGCCGAGATTGGGGTCCGGGCCTGGGATGGGAGAAGTGCTACGTCCTCGGGAAGGGGAACGCCGTCAACTTTCGGCGGCCATCCCACGGGAATGCGGACGGCAGTGTCCGAAGCATCGGCGATCACCCCCGAGCGACAACCACTCGGCCACGCTCTCGCGCAACCTGCTGGACAGGCCCCGCCGGTCGGCAGAGACCCCCCTGTCCACGGGACGCGGCGATGACCGCGAACCCGGCTCGGTGGGGATCCGTTTTCCTTGGACCCGGCCGGCTGCCGGGCTGCGGTGACGGACCGAGCTTGGCCGATCGTGGTGCATTCGGGGCCGTCGCACAAGGGGCGTCGTTACTAGCCGGTAACGGACACATAACCCGGTGCCGCTGGACTGGACCAACCTGCTCACGCTGGGTAGTTGAGGAGAGCCCGTGAAAGTCGGATAAGGGGTGATGAAGCCGGACGAAAGGGCACCACACTCTTACCGGAAGTAACAACGGCCGCGCTTTATCAAGATTTGGTAAAGCACGGCCGTCACCGAAAGAGCATTCGAGTCAGGCCAAACTGTGGTTCACAGGTTTCGGGGGCCCTGGGTCAGAACAGCACGCGCGCGAGCGCCGCCCTGGCCGCCGTCACCCGGGGGTCGTCCGAGCCGATGACTTCGAAGAGTTCGAGCAGACGCACCCGTGCCGCGTCCCGGTCCTCCCCCGCCGTTCTGCGTACGGCGTCCACCAACCGCCCGAAGGCGTCCTCCACATGGCCGCCCGCCAGGTCCAGGTCCGCCGCCGCGAGCTGCGCCGGCACGTCGGCCGGGTCGGCCGCCGCCGCCTTGCGCACCGCCTGCGGGTCCGCGTCCTGCACCCGGTTCAGCAGCTCGGCCTGCGCCAGGCCCAGCTTCGCCTCGGTGTTGCCCGGGTCGTCCGACAGCACGTTCTTGTACGCCTGGATGGCACCGCCCAGATCGCCGTGGTCCAGCGCGTCGTGCGCCGCCGACAGCGCGATCTCCTGCGGGGTCGCGGGCCGCTCGGGCTGCTCGGCGACCGGCGCGGCCGGACCGCCTTCCACCGGCGCGCCCACGATGCCGAACCGCTGCTCCGCCACCGCGATGAGCTGGTCCAGCACCTCGCGGATCTGGTCCTGCGGCGCCGAGCCCTGGAAGAGCGGCATGGCCTGCCCCGCCAGCACCGCGAACACCGCCGGGATGCCCTGCACCCCGAACTGCTGGAACAGCATCTGGTTCGCGT is part of the Streptomyces sp. NBC_01262 genome and harbors:
- the pta gene encoding phosphate acetyltransferase, giving the protein MTRSVYVTGIGRGDGRQVVELGLMELLTRQVDRVGVFRPLLHGLPDRMFDLLRSRYRLTQEPRTAYGMSYEEAAALQAEQGRDALISHLVDAFHQVARDYEAVLVLGSDFEETNLPGELGINARLANEFGASVLPVIGGRDQNPETIADEVRNAHLSYTALGCDVLAMIANRVPRIAVEDAAARLRGRLPVPAYVVPEEPALSAPSVSQISAALGAEVLLGDHSGLSRDVMDFVFGGAMLPTFIKALTPGCLVITPGDRADLIIGSLAAHSAGAPPIAGILLTLDERPGPEILALAGRLAPGTPVISVPAGSFHTATELSAMEGKLGAATPRKVETALGLFENHVDTADLLQRLSVVRGERVTPMMFEHELIERARSARQRVVLPEGTEERILRAAEVLLRRNVCDLILLGDTDAVRKRAAELGINLDVAACEIIDPQTSPLRESFAGIYAELRAHRGVSYELAHDVVADVSYFGTLMVQQGLADGMVSGAVHSTAATIRPAFEIIKTAPGAAIVSSVFFMCLADRVLVYGDCAVNPDPDAEQLADIAIQSAETAAQFGVRPRVAMLSYSTGTSGSGADVDKVRRATELVRERRPELLVEGPIQYDAAVDAAVAATKMPDSDVAGKATVLIFPDLNTGNNTYKAVQRSAGAVAVGPVLQGLRKPVNDLSRGALVSDIVNTVAITAIQAATTHPGKR
- a CDS encoding ATP-dependent 6-phosphofructokinase — encoded protein: MRIGVLTAGGDCPGLNAVIRSVVHRALTVHGDEVIGFEDGFKGLLEGRFRPLDLDSVSGILARGGTILGSARLERARLHEAADHWLTLCGGYGLDVLIPIGGEGTLTAARMLADAGVPVVGVPKTIDNDISSTDRTFGFDTAVTVATEAIDRLKTTAESHQRVMVVEVMGRHAGWIALESGMAGGAHGICLPERPFDPADLVAMVEERFARGKKFAVVCVAEGAHPADGTMAYGKGEIDLYGHERFTGIGTRLAAELEHRLGKEARPVILGHVQRGGVPTAYDRVLATRFGWHAVEAAHRGAFGHMTALRGTAIGMVPLADAVTTLKRVPEDRMEEAESVF
- a CDS encoding hydrogenase expression protein HypF, producing the protein MRGDDETGAAEGRTTRVRTGPRHAAPRKSLLTKIQVPAGKAIAIAAMPTAVLMGMGLTPRLASADELPKNPFSGTSCADTTEEDSSASASPSTSSSSASSTATSSASATATPSASASASADDKSSAASKSESSKSSTPTATASPSASASASASASASETTNPLDPLGVVDALKDLLGIDSTESSASAAAATGDSTATATASATPTATATASASATEDSDGSDGSASDTVKKTAEVTKATESADTSVAMAKASATASASSSGTPYPCATHDAAALAAAEAEDNLQLLPDTPWTLKTDLLTLTGLDYKGIVEVKTYNGTVKKVLKFTATGVDIKNLHQIVDAPDGTTSHVEAASGSTSTIKDGTVTMYTESLKGNLFGVLPVTFTPDTPPPINVPVAFFTNVTVVQAGQFGGTLTIPGMHLYNES
- a CDS encoding DUF6114 domain-containing protein; translated protein: MSAETQGRIGNWRFRFRVWRWQRPFWAGLLTILAGGPIAYFPYAHLNLGGLTLAMATTAGAGSLIIGVLLVVLGLTMWFQAVARVFAGVATIMLSLVSLVVSNIGGFLMGFLLGLIGGALAVAWGPGARPVEDPEHPSWLPKLDEPAHEEAAQAAEHTAEANGRNSAG
- a CDS encoding DUF6230 family protein, coding for MESLVRGGTRWKRFAVVMVPSVAATACIGVALSQGALAASFSVSGQQFKVSAEKLTGQGFVQYGALDTQYGGKKIPVAVSAFNSAEIQGLCQSVVVPVPVFGDVTLKLGAGNGDTPVEAKNLYIDLDQLNADATFTNINIGIAVNNSTKGPGIGSGDAVLPGSFAQEADSAVLTDVKQTAWATSAGTFKLSGLSMSVKKGSGDGYECY
- a CDS encoding tetratricopeptide repeat protein — its product is MQPRNMSMSGVVDLAAVKAAGEAKAKAEQARADAARNGGGTTAAQASSLVIDVSEETFESDVLQRSAEVPVVINFWAEQAPASVQLGDTLAALAGEYAGRFVVAQVDVYANQMLFQQFGVQGIPAVFAVLAGQAMPLFQGSAPQDQIREVLDQLIAVAEQRFGIVGAPVEGGPAAPVAEQPERPATPQEIALSAAHDALDHGDLGGAIQAYKNVLSDDPGNTEAKLGLAQAELLNRVQDADPQAVRKAAAADPADVPAQLAAADLDLAGGHVEDAFGRLVDAVRRTAGEDRDAARVRLLELFEVIGSDDPRVTAARAALARVLF